A single Aspergillus puulaauensis MK2 DNA, chromosome 7, nearly complete sequence DNA region contains:
- a CDS encoding DUF3176 domain-containing protein (COG:S;~EggNog:ENOG410PW02;~InterPro:IPR021514;~PFAM:PF11374;~TransMembrane:4 (i73-94o114-134i179-198o549-572i)), with amino-acid sequence MVSHAPSPGGHDGLSRPDLEFERFEYLRSPRVSAHSSGTETGLSKTHNTSVQTRDPHTDSKPKRPGFDWEGSWAWEIASLTLSVVGVALLIAFLVTINNTPYEDWQYTASPNTVVSIIVTVTKAALFVPVSSCLGQLKWNLFQSPAPLYHMQVIDQASRGPWGSLEVLLRGVFGSKTGILTYVGASLTILALAVDPFAQQILTFPQRTVPALNATASIQTSKHWYSGEGSDFSDVRLELPPSLLSAIIGGILQTHRPLEPRCNAGSCDFPGFSSLGICSKCEDVTPQTKQTCRKVGPAYWGDDIHPAFKEITINCTYQAPNNLSFDFESFPQFSYGLESDPYKNDHLTFRIGRWSLRARAGEPILDIQAPIVSLFEVDYTNPVFYNVSNVTAPPTKPLVNECAVYFCKREYPAITYVPGDQNSSSVHVADTQELIAQGVSDHTPGFPYYFAPPNAPPTPSEDLQYSMDFLTFTSFRPLMMSLFNSTYNIAKRNSTSDTLKLATFLRRTDLSEILDSVSTSVSDTIRTNEYGTTLSGEAHRDETFIRVRWPWIILPVVVTLGSIALLLGTAIGSKQKKAMLWKCMVLPLIASHFDTTPENEIASVRRVDGMTDMSKKMRAVVVQDEGPITFKEKEN; translated from the coding sequence ATGGTATCTCATGCGCCATCCCCGGGTGGACACGACGGCCTGAGCAGACCTGATCTTGAGTTCGAACGATTTGAATACCTGCGCAGTCCTCGTGTGTCTGCTCATTCCAGTGGTACTGAAACAGGGCTGTCAAAAACACATAACACATCTGTGCAGACGCGGGACCCGCATACAGACAGTAAACCAAAGCGACCAGGGTTCGATTGGGAAGGCTCTTGGGCATGGGAAATCGCATCTCTTACCCTATCCGTCGTGGGCGTTGCTCTTTTGATTGCCTTTCTTGTCACAATAAACAATACTCCATATGAGGACTGGCAATATACTGCGTCCCCTAATACTGTCGTGTCGATTATTGTCACCGTTACCAAAGCCGCATTGTTCGTCCCAGTGTCATCATGTCTTGGTCAACTAAAATGGAATCTATTCCAAAGCCCAGCGCCACTATATCACATGCAGGTTATTGACCAGGCAAGCCGGGGGCCCTGGGGATCGTTGGAGGTTTTACTGAGGGGAGTATTTGGGTCGAAAACAGGAATCCTGACTTATGTCGGCGCGTCCCTTACGATCTTGGCTCTTGCAGTGGACCCATTTGCACAGCAGATTTTGACGTTCCCTCAACGAACCGTTCCAGCACTGAATGCCACTGCATCTATCCAAACATCAAAACATTGGTACTCAGGAGAGGGTTCTGATTTCAGTGACGTGCGTCTTGAGCTTCCACCAAGCCTTTTAAGTGCAATAATAGGTGGCATCTTGCAGACACATCGTCCTCTGGAACCCCGATGCAATGCAGGCTCTTGCGACTTCCCAGGGTTTTCTTCACTGGGGATATGCAGCAAATGTGAGGATGTCACACCTCAAACTAAGCAAACGTGTCGGAAAGTCGGTCCAGCGTATTGGGGCGACGACATCCACCCGGCGTTCAAGGAAATCACTATTAATTGTACCTACCAAGCCCCGAATAACCTCTCCTTCGATTTTGAATCATTTCCACAATTCTCCTACGGCCTGGAATCAGATCCATACAAGAACGACCATCTCACATTCCGTATTGGGCGCTGGAGTCTACGTGCAAGGGCGGGGGAGCCAATTTTGGACATCCAGGCCCCGATTGTCTCCCTCTTTGAGGTGGACTATACGAACCCGGTTTTCTACAATGTATCCAATGTGACAGCCCCACCAACAAAGCCACTGGTAAATGAATGTGCGGTATACTTTTGCAAACGAGAATACCCAGCGATCACCTACGTGCCTGGCGACCAAAACAGCAGCTCCGTGCATGTTGCTGATACACAGGAGCTCATTGCTCAGGGTGTCAGCGATCACACCCCAGGATTCCCTTATTACTTTGCACCACCAAACGCGCCGCCAACTCCTTCAGAAGACCTGCAATACAGCATGGACTTCCTGACGTTCACCAGCTTCAGACCTCTTATGATGAGCCTTTTCAACAGTACATATAATATCGCCAAGCGGAACTCAACCTCAGATACCTTGAAACTGGCAACGTTTCTACGAAGGACTGACCTCAGCGAAATACTCGATTCGGTGTCCACCAGCGTCAGTGATACCATTCGCACTAATGAGTATGGTACCACGCTTTCCGGGGAGGCACATCGCGACGAAACATTCATTCGTGTCCGATGGCCGTGGATTATTCTTCCCGTCGTTGTTACTTTGGGATCAATTGCGCTGCTTCTGGGGACTGCAATTGGAAGCAAACAGAAGAAAGCCATGCTGTGGAAGTGCATGGTGCTTCCGTTGATAGCAAGCCACTTCGATACGACACCAGAGAACGAAATTGCGTCTGTGCGCAGAGTGGATGGAATGACGGATATGTCGAAGAAGATGCGCGCTGTGGTGGTTCAGGATGAAGGCCCGATTACAttcaaggaaaaggaaaattAG
- a CDS encoding purine-cytosine permease family protein (COG:F;~EggNog:ENOG410PI2C;~InterPro:IPR001248,IPR026030,IPR038271;~PFAM:PF02133;~TransMembrane:12 (i60-84o90-108i129-149o169-190i197-218o230-252i264-286o322-347i359-381o387-409i430-447o467-486i);~go_component: GO:0016020 - membrane [Evidence IEA];~go_component: GO:0016021 - integral component of membrane [Evidence IEA];~go_function: GO:0022857 - transmembrane transporter activity [Evidence IEA];~go_process: GO:0055085 - transmembrane transport [Evidence IEA]): MTAEPSPAEDISAAEAQSKAKIPRVPERWLSRIANWGVELRGVAPVPIEERTDTRFINVFFVWFTLSTNLLPIITGMVGTFVMGMSLRDAALVILFFNVLCTIPPAYFSTFGSRTGLRQMLHARFTFGYYLVSIIVALNLCTIAGFGVVSCVLGGSTLSAVSDGSIDDTAGIVVIGVCGMVVSFGGYKFLHQYERYCWLFALVAIVIATGVGGSNLSAQTPTVPPTAATVLSFGGVIAGFLIPWAGMAADFSVYCVPTVSTTRIFAYTYLGLFLPTVLLMTLGAAIGSATPSIPAWSTGYSTYGVGGVLESMLSPAGGFGKFVAVLLSFSLLGNLGASMYSITLNFQLLLPFFMKIPRFVFSVIYTAILIPVSVVAAKSFFTNLENFLYVIAYWSAAFVSVALVEHFLFRRGDCASYDASMVNWDSPKHLPTGISAIGAMALSFGLIVPCMGQEWFTGPIAETTGDIGFEIALVLAGLLYVPLRWAERRIRDV, translated from the exons ATGACCGCTGAACCCTCCCCTGCGGAGGACATATCCGCCGCCGAAGCGCAGTCAAAGGCCAAAATCCCCCGCGTACCTGAGAGATGGCTGTCTCGAATCGCAAACTGGGGCGTTGAGCTCCGCGGTGTTGCTCCTGTTCCCATTGAGGAGCGGACAGATACCCGGTTTATCAATGTATTCTTTGTTTGGTTTACGCTGAGCACGAATTTACTGCC GATCATCACCGGCATGGTAGGCACGTTCGTCATGGGCATGAGTCTGCGCGATGCGGCTTTGgttatcctcttcttcaacgtgCTCTGCACCATTCCCCCGGCGTACTTTAGTACTTTCGGTTCACGGACAGGGTTACGGCAGATGCTTCACGCTCGATTTACATTTGG ATACTATCTGGTGTCCATCATCGTTGCGCTGAATCTTTGCACGATTGccggcttcggcgtcgtgTCCTGCGTACTCGGCGGATCAACCCTCTCAGCTGTCTCTGACGGCAGCATTGACGACACCGCTGGCATCGTTGTCATTGGCGTCTGCGGGATGGTGGTCTCCTTTGGCGGGTACAAATTTCTGCACCAGTATGAGCGGTATTGCTGGCTGTTCGCGCTTGTTGCAATAGTCATTGCCACCGGTGTCGGTGGAAGCAATCTCTCAGCACAAACACCGACTGTACCACCAACGGCCGCGACGGTGCTTTCATTCGGGGGTGTcattgctggatttctgATCCCATGGGCT GGCATGGCCGCTGACTTCAGCGTCTACTGCGTCCCCACCGTGTCGACAACCCGTATATTTGCCTACACATACCTAggcctcttcctcccaacGGTCCTGCTCATGACCCTCGGCGCAGCAATTGGCTCTGCCACACCGTCAATTCCCGCATGGTCAACCGGTTACAGCACATACGGCGTCGGGGGTGTACTCGAATCGATGCTCTCACCCGCAGGGGGATTCGGCAAATTCGTCgcggtcctcctctccttctccctcctcggcAACCTCGGCGCCTCAATGTACTCTATTACGCTGaacttccagctcctcctccccttcttcatGAAAATCCCCCGCTTCGTCTTCTCAGTAATCTACACCGCAATCCTAATCCCTGTCTCTGTTGTCGCTGCGAAATCGTTCTTCACGAACCTCGAGAACTTCCTATATGTCATTGCCTACTGGTCTGCGGCATTCGTCTCCGTCGCCCTGGTTGAACACTTCCTTTTTCGACGAGGGGATTGTGCATCTTACGACGCCAGCATGGTGAACTGGGACTCGCCGAAACATTTACCGACCGGTATTTCCGCCATCGGTGCAATGGCGCTTTCGTTCGGGTTGATTGTGCCCTGTATGGGTCAGGAGTGGTTCACGGGCCCCATCGCGGAGACAACGGGAGATATTGGCTTCGAGATTGCGTTGGTGCTGGCTGGATTGTTGTATGTGCCTTTGAGATGGGCTGAACGGCGAATTCGAGATGTATAG
- a CDS encoding putative serine/threonine-protein kinase (COG:T;~EggNog:ENOG410PV41;~InterPro:IPR000719,IPR011009;~PFAM:PF00069;~go_function: GO:0004672 - protein kinase activity [Evidence IEA];~go_function: GO:0005524 - ATP binding [Evidence IEA];~go_process: GO:0006468 - protein phosphorylation [Evidence IEA]), which produces MNNPMQNMRLARSFASKRTIFSFVRKSPWHLPCNSGPLIPNRELVDEEVCPGYDSRVFYPARAGEVLAHRYQLLSKIGWGSQSTVWLARDVSRFKWESEQTVALKIVNSNEFDAAQYEKSIEDHIARQNPAHRGHAILRTCLDGFEIEGPDGRYMCLAYHPMREPFWIFQRRFVSRKLPLPLAKAYIYVLLVGLDYLHSECNVVHTGELRSFLSGFWLHIQSTLTTFINKGEPMDYKTCPETGRTVYRCHNNFGPLDVKQIAIMVPQLVDFGLVARLDKEQLGIIPIQPDHYFAPEVILGCGWNSKADIWNMGVLLWNIIGNTELFQQVHDTDSLYTAKPHLAEMVALLGPPPTQLIARSDIMAQHDWPEPVRGATGKLCSNGREFFGGPFFNEEGDFLHEDLMPTRALQDTIPFVDEKDRASFLDFAQGMLTWLPEDRKSAGELMKHPFLKLHG; this is translated from the exons ATGAATAATCCAATGCAAAATATGCGACTAGCACGCTCCTTTGCATCAAAGCGTACCATATTCTCATTTGTCAGAAAGTCACCCTGGCATCTACCCTGCAACTCTGGGCCCCTTATCCCGAACCGCGAactcgttgatgaagaggtcTGTCCAGGTTACGACTCCAGGGTATTCTACCCGGCTAGAGCTGGAGAAGTCCTCGCCCACAGGTATCAGCTACTATCAAAAATTGGCTGGGGCTCGCAGTCGACCGTATGGCTTGCACGAGATGTCTCTAG GTTCAAATGGGAGTCTGAACAGACTGTGGCCCTCAAGATAGTCAACAGCAACGAGTTCGACGCGGCGCAGTATGAGAAGTCGATCGAAGATCACATCGCACGGCAAAATCCGGCACATCGTGGACACGCGATTCTACGAACCTGTCTTGATGGCTTTGAGATAGAAGGTCCAGATGGAAGGTATATGTGTCTTGCATACCATCCTATGCGCGAGCCGTTTTGGATTTTTCAGAGGCGCTTTGTTTCTCGAAAGCTTCCCCTACCATTGGCGAAGGCTTATATTTATGTGCTTTTGGTTGGCCTGGACTATCTTCATTCAGAGTGCAATGTCGTCCATACTGGTGAGCTAAGAAGCTTTTTGTCTGGTTTCTGGCTCCACATTCAG AGCACCTTGACTACATTTATCAACAAAGGAGAGCCGATGGACTATAAAACGTGCCCTGAAACCGGGCGAACTGTGTACCGCTGTCACAATAACTTTGGCCCACTCGATGTAAAGCAAATTGCAATAATGGTCCCCCAACTCGTGGATTTTGGGCTTGTTGCGAGGCTGGACAAGGAGCAGCTCGGCATCATCCCAATTCAACCAGACCACTATTTTGCACCGGAGGTGATACTCGGCTGTGGTTGGAACTCCAAAGCAGATATTTGGAACATGGGTGTTCTG CTGTGGAATATCATTGGGAATACCGAGTTATTCCAGCAGGTCCACGATACAGATAGTCTGTATACTGCCAAGCCACATCTTGCAGAGATGGTTGCCTTGCTTGGCCCACCCCCTACGCAATTAATCGCGAGGTCCGATATAATGGCACAGCATGACTGGCCAGAACCAGTTAGAGGCGCCACCGGCAAACTCTGTTCAAATGGGAGAGAATTCTTTGGTGGCCCTTTCTTTAACGAAGAAG GTGACTTTCTTCACGAAGATTTGATGCCAACCAGAGCTCTCCAGGATACCATCCCATTTGTAGACGAGAAAGATCGAGCAAGCTTTTTGGACTTTGCGCAAGGAATGCTCACGTGGCTGCCGGAAGATAGGAAGTCTGCCGGCGAGCTGATGAAGCATCCATTTCTCAAGCTGCATGGTTAA
- a CDS encoding beta-glucosidase (CAZy:GH3;~COG:G;~EggNog:ENOG410PINP;~InterPro:IPR017853,IPR019800,IPR036962,IPR002772, IPR036881,IPR026891,IPR013783,IPR001764;~PFAM:PF14310,PF00933,PF01915;~SECRETED:SignalP(1-20);~go_function: GO:0004553 - hydrolase activity, hydrolyzing O-glycosyl compounds [Evidence IEA];~go_process: GO:0005975 - carbohydrate metabolic process [Evidence IEA]), translating into MKLTIPIVAAALQLIGATSAQSEAEIAGNLEGYWSYGRSEPVYPTPEGHGLGDWESAYDKARALVDQMTNEEKNNITYGFDSTTGCSGMSGSVPRIGFPGMCFQDAGNGVRNTDLVNGYPSGVHVGAAWNRDLTYKRGHYMGAEFKRKGVNVALGPLVGPVGRVAKGGRNWEGFSADPWLGGALVGDTVRGMQDNVIACVKHLIANEQETRRMPPSRLDNSHNQSLSANIDDKTIHELYLWAFQDAVKAGAGSMMCSYNRINNSYGCQNSKSMNGLLKGELGFQGFVVTDWGAQYTGIASAQSGLDVVMSSSKYWENGTLASAVRNGSLASTRLDDMATRIVATWYKYAELENPGHGIPADLTAPHNLVEARDSKSKDTIFQGAVEGHVLVKNTNSALPLNKPKVLSLFGYDAIAQSSNTLTPDAGTWVAGLSNTLTYPNGTAVDNDILKYMFLGSAEPWAKGPGVSLNGTMITGGGSGSTTPAYIDAPFDAFQRQAREDNTFLSWDFVSQNPAPNAASDACIVFINEASAEGWDRPHLADPYSDTLVQNVASKCNNTMVVIHNAGIRLVDRWIKNNNITAVIFAHLPGQDSGGAVVDIMYGKQSPSGRLPYTVAKNESDYGALLDPQMPDRDYNGWYPQSNFTEGVYIDYKAFEKEGIEPRYAFGFGLTYTDFTYADLDIEVSRGADKGYIPPGSEIQEGGLPSLWDVVATVNCTVENTGKIAAKEVAQLYLGIPGGPAKVLRGFDKQLVEPGKSRPFSFELTRRDLSTWDVEKQTWGLQSGDYNVYVGKSVLNIQLTGRLTI; encoded by the exons ATGAAGTTGACAATCCCCATTGTTGCCGCTGCACTGCAGCTGATCGGCGCCACTTCCGCTCAGAGTGAAGCTGAAATTGCTGGTAATCTCGAGGGTTACTGGTCATATGGCAGGTCCGAGCCAGTCTATCCAACGC CTGAGGGCCATGGTCTCGGGGACTGGGAGTCTGCCTATGACAAGGCTAGAGCCCTTGTCGATCAGATGACCAACGAGGAAAAGAACAACATCACTTATGGCTTCGACTCTACCACCGGGTGCAGTGGCATGTCCGGAAGTGTTCCTCGCATTGGGTTTCCTGGAATGTGTTTCCAAGATGCCGGTAACGGTGTCCGGAATACTGACCTGGTCAATGGATATCCGTCTGGAGTCCATGTTGGGGCTGCTTGGAATCGTGATCTGACCTATAAGCGCGGTCACTATATGGGAGCTGAATTCAAGCGCAAGGGTGTCAATGTTGCCCTAGGCCCATTAGTCGGGCCTGTCGGCCGTGTCGCTAAAGGTGGACGCAACTGGGAAGGATTTAGTGCCGACCCGTGGTTGGGAGGAGCCCTCGTTGGGGATACTGTCCGCGGCATGCAGGATAACGTTATTGCCTGTGTCAAGCATTTGATTGCGAATGAGCAGGAGACTAGGCGAATGCCACCGTCGCGCCTGGATAATTCTCATAACCAATCTCTCTCCGCCAATATTGATGACAAAACGATACATGAGCTCTACCTTTGGGCCTTCCAGGATGCAGTCAAAGCCGGTGCTGGCTCAATGATGTGCAGCTACAACCGTATAAACAACAGTTACGGCTGCCAAAATAGTAAGTCGATGAACGGCCTACTCAAGGGCGAACTCGGGTTTCAAGGCTTCGTCGTTACCGACTGGGGCGCGCAGTACACGGGCATCGCAAGTGCTCAATCCGGGCTTGATGTGGTGATGTCGAGCTCAAAGTACTGGGAGAATGGCACGCTTGCCAGTGCTGTGCGCAATGGGTCTCTTGCTTCCACGCGTCTCGATGACATGGCCACCCGGATTGTTGCTACCTGGTACAAGTACGCTGAGCTCGAGAATCCGGGCCATGGCATCCCTGCGGACCTCACTGCACCGCATAACCTGGTGGAAGCCCGGGATTCGAAGTCGAAGGACACAATCTTTCAGGGCGCCGTAGAAGGCCACGTCCTGGTGAAAAACACTAACAGCGCGCTTCCGTTGAACAAGCCCAAGGTCCTTTCCCTCTTTGGGTACGATGCGATCGCACAATCCTCAAACACCCTTACTCCGGACGCAGGTACCTGGGTCGCGGGCCTCTCCAATACGCTCACCTACCCCAATGGGACCGCGGTTGATAACGATATTTTGAAGTACATGTTCCTCGGCAGCGCAGAACCTTGGGCTAAAGGGCCCGGTGTCTCGTTGAATGGCACGATGATTACCGGTGGTGGCTCGGGttccaccaccccagcctACATCGACGCACCCTTCGATGCATTCCAACGGCAGGCTCGCGAAGACAACACCTTCCTCAGCTGGGACTTTGTGTCGCAGAACCCAGCCCCGAACGCTGCTTCGGATGCGTGCATCGTGTTCATCAACGAGGCCTCCGCGGAAGGCTGGGACCGCCCGCATCTTGCAGACCCCTATTCCGACACTCTTGTTCAGAATGTTGCCTCGAAATGCAATAACACGATGGTGGTGATCCACAATGCCGGAATCCGTCTCGTCGACCGCTGgattaagaataataatatcacCGCTGTAATCTTCGCCCATCTTCCGGGTCAGGATTCCGGTGGCGCGGTCGTTGATATTATGTACGGTAAGCAGTCACCCTCTGGTCGGCTGCCTTACACTGTAGCAAAGAATGAGTCAGACTACGGCGCCCTCCTGGACCCCCAAATGCCTGACCGGGATTATAATGGCTGGTATCCGCAGTCAAACTTCACGGAGGGTGTGTACATCGACTACAAGGCATTCGAGAAGGAAGGCATTGAGCCTCGGTACgcctttggctttggccTTACCTATACCGATTTCACTTACGCCGACCTCGACATCGAGGTCAGCCGTGGTGCAGACAAGGGATATATTCCACCTGGGTCCGAGATCCAGGAAGGCGGCCTCCCGTCTCTCTGGGACGTTGTTGCGACGGTGAACTGCACTGTTGAGAATACTGGGAAAATCGCCGCCAAAGAAGTCGCCCAGCTGTACCTTGGTATTCCTGGGGGTCCAGCAAAAGTTCTTCGAGGCTTTGATAAGCAACTTGTTGAACCGGGAAAGAGCAGGCCCTTCTCATTTGAGCTGACCCGTCGCGATCTGAGTACTTGGGATGTGGAGAAGCAGACTTGGGGACTGCAGAGTGGTGATTATAACGTTTATGTTGGGAAGAGCGTTTTGAATATTCAGTTGACGGGGAGATTGACTATTTAG